From Spirosoma aerolatum, one genomic window encodes:
- a CDS encoding mandelate racemase/muconate lactonizing enzyme family protein — protein MQRRRFLQSLASGSLAALAGLHSVGATSRLTSLSAAALPKLKITKIRYYAAPDYTKPLFNQARGIVEVETDGGLIGIGEGGARDTIEQCAQMIIGENPFRIEHLWQYLYRGMFYPPGREKLHALGAIEMALWDLKGKALGVPVYELLGGATRDYVECYATGFRPSKAKTEEERARDCIEAGFRAYRIGPTGGNGEQPFDFYENAKKTIEFSRRINDAVGGGGKWAIDLHTRFDTQEAIKICQALEEMEPYFVEDIVRSENPGVYRTLRPMLKVPIAVGEQFGDRWDSNELIENHLIDYTRFTLPNTGGIHEFQKLAAICETHYVGMIPHFTGPLSTAALVHVLGASSPVRCLMELAGGEPEKPAYFNEDYLNFKNGKLYLNPNPGLGVRFDPKKATFITEIKENTKYPHPVLRAPDGSIHNW, from the coding sequence ATGCAACGCAGACGTTTTCTACAATCGCTGGCGTCAGGCTCGTTAGCGGCTCTGGCTGGGCTGCATAGCGTTGGTGCTACTTCCCGCTTGACTTCATTGTCGGCAGCCGCTTTGCCAAAGCTCAAGATCACGAAAATTCGGTACTACGCAGCGCCTGACTATACCAAGCCGCTGTTTAACCAGGCGCGGGGGATTGTGGAAGTCGAAACCGATGGAGGGCTGATTGGGATTGGCGAAGGGGGTGCCAGAGACACCATTGAGCAGTGTGCCCAAATGATTATCGGTGAAAATCCCTTCCGAATTGAGCACCTCTGGCAGTACCTCTACCGGGGCATGTTTTATCCACCCGGACGGGAAAAACTACATGCTCTGGGCGCTATTGAAATGGCGCTTTGGGACCTGAAAGGCAAAGCGTTGGGTGTACCGGTGTATGAACTCCTCGGCGGGGCTACCCGCGACTATGTGGAGTGTTATGCCACGGGGTTCCGACCCTCGAAAGCCAAAACCGAAGAAGAACGGGCGCGTGACTGTATCGAAGCCGGATTTCGGGCCTATCGCATCGGGCCAACCGGTGGCAATGGCGAACAACCCTTCGACTTCTATGAGAATGCGAAAAAGACGATTGAATTCAGTCGACGGATCAACGACGCAGTAGGTGGGGGCGGTAAATGGGCCATTGACCTGCATACCCGTTTCGACACCCAGGAAGCCATCAAGATTTGTCAGGCCCTGGAGGAGATGGAACCCTATTTTGTGGAAGATATTGTTCGCTCCGAAAATCCGGGGGTCTACCGAACGTTACGGCCTATGCTGAAAGTACCCATTGCCGTTGGTGAACAGTTTGGCGACCGTTGGGATTCGAACGAACTAATTGAAAATCACCTGATCGACTACACGCGGTTTACCCTGCCCAATACGGGTGGCATTCATGAATTTCAGAAGCTGGCGGCCATTTGCGAAACGCATTACGTGGGCATGATTCCGCACTTTACCGGACCCCTTTCAACGGCGGCATTGGTGCATGTTTTGGGGGCCAGTAGCCCCGTGCGATGCCTGATGGAACTGGCTGGGGGTGAACCTGAAAAGCCAGCCTATTTCAACGAGGACTATCTGAATTTCAAAAATGGTAAGCTCTACCTGAATCCGAATCCAGGGTTGGGTGTGCGCTTCGACCCCAAAAAAGCTACCTTCATTACCGAGATAAAAGAAAATACCAAGTATCCACATCCGGTTTTGCGCGCACCCGACGGGTCGATTCATAACTGGTAG
- a CDS encoding 2-dehydro-3-deoxygalactonokinase has translation MNRVMNELLLSCDWGTSSFRLRLVDTRSGQVWGEQLLPTGVAATFDTWKVEHDRTEIERETFFSKFLKTQINALADSLAISLEQVPVVLSGMASSSIGMAELPYANLPFSLDGSQVSVYWFAPRPGFNHRLLLISGVRGSQDVMRGEETQMIGLSDLLTETNRSVLIFPGTHSKHMYIENGQLIDFQTFMTGEVFSVLTSYSILKESTDVADLTNGLTLYRANFQEGVRASESTALLHTLFAVRTNQLFGKLTRPQNALYLSGLLIGAELRELLQKPDWRLVLCCDNNLVDFYTEALTVLGLWQYTTRIDAGHIRYAATAGHRKIMNHQLTLAETDS, from the coding sequence ATGAATCGAGTTATGAACGAATTGCTGCTTAGTTGCGACTGGGGTACATCGTCGTTCCGGCTTCGGCTGGTCGACACCCGGAGTGGTCAGGTATGGGGCGAGCAACTGTTGCCGACAGGGGTAGCGGCTACGTTCGATACCTGGAAAGTTGAGCACGACCGGACTGAGATTGAACGGGAAACCTTTTTCAGTAAATTTCTAAAAACACAGATCAACGCTCTGGCCGATTCGCTGGCTATTTCGCTGGAGCAGGTGCCGGTGGTACTGTCAGGCATGGCGTCGTCGTCGATCGGGATGGCTGAGTTGCCTTATGCGAACTTGCCCTTTTCGCTCGATGGATCTCAGGTAAGTGTTTACTGGTTTGCCCCCCGACCTGGTTTCAACCATCGCTTACTGCTGATTTCAGGTGTGCGAGGGTCGCAGGATGTCATGCGGGGTGAAGAAACGCAGATGATCGGCCTGAGCGACTTACTTACGGAAACAAATCGCTCGGTGCTGATTTTTCCCGGTACGCATTCCAAGCATATGTATATAGAAAATGGTCAACTTATTGACTTCCAGACCTTCATGACGGGCGAGGTGTTCAGTGTGTTGACGAGCTATTCCATCCTGAAAGAGTCGACCGATGTGGCTGACTTGACCAATGGTTTAACACTGTACCGGGCCAATTTTCAGGAAGGGGTGCGGGCTTCAGAATCAACGGCTTTGCTGCATACGCTGTTTGCCGTTCGAACGAATCAACTGTTTGGTAAACTCACCCGACCGCAGAATGCTCTCTACCTAAGTGGTTTATTGATCGGGGCCGAATTACGGGAGTTGCTTCAAAAACCGGATTGGCGGCTAGTACTTTGCTGTGATAACAACCTAGTCGATTTTTATACAGAAGCCCTTACTGTTCTTGGGCTCTGGCAGTATACAACCCGCATTGATGCCGGGCACATCCGGTATGCGGCTACTGCGGGTCATCGCAAGATCATGAATCATCAACTCACCTTAGCCGAAACAGACTCATGA
- a CDS encoding bifunctional 4-hydroxy-2-oxoglutarate aldolase/2-dehydro-3-deoxy-phosphogluconate aldolase: protein MNQRPFSWDLFMKCPIVGIVRHLTAEDVAEMLPIYIESGLTTIEVTMNTPGAAEMIQAAQAQYPDQLNIGAGTVRTLTDLENALAAGAQFIVTPTLNELVVQRCVEQQVPIFPGAFTPTEIERAWMLGATMVKVYPAGMLGPEYIRDIKAPLDDVKLLPTGGVNLSTISDYRKAGADGVGMGSQLIDKALIRQRDWLGLKAHFVAVKRAFTVS from the coding sequence ATGAATCAACGCCCGTTTTCGTGGGACTTATTTATGAAATGCCCTATTGTGGGCATTGTGCGGCATCTGACCGCCGAAGACGTTGCGGAAATGCTCCCAATCTATATAGAAAGCGGCCTGACAACCATCGAAGTCACGATGAACACACCGGGCGCTGCGGAAATGATTCAGGCAGCCCAGGCTCAGTATCCCGACCAGCTCAATATTGGGGCCGGTACGGTCCGAACCTTGACCGATCTGGAAAATGCGCTGGCTGCGGGCGCTCAGTTTATTGTTACGCCTACGCTCAATGAACTGGTTGTTCAGCGATGTGTTGAGCAGCAGGTCCCTATTTTTCCGGGCGCGTTTACCCCGACCGAGATTGAACGGGCCTGGATGCTGGGCGCTACGATGGTCAAGGTATATCCGGCAGGTATGTTGGGTCCTGAATACATCCGCGATATAAAAGCACCCCTAGACGATGTGAAGTTGCTACCGACGGGGGGCGTCAATCTATCTACTATAAGCGACTATCGAAAAGCAGGCGCCGATGGGGTAGGCATGGGGAGCCAACTGATCGACAAAGCTCTGATCCGGCAACGTGACTGGTTAGGTCTGAAAGCCCATTTTGTAGCTGTAAAAAGGGCATTTACCGTGTCGTAA
- a CDS encoding MFS transporter, which produces MSASRMTNYRWFVVFLVFIATTINYLDRQIIGLLKPILEKEFSWSETDFARIVMAFTAAYAVGLLLSGWFIDKVGSKVGYAVMIIIWSAAGMLHALARSAVGFGLARIGLGIGEAGNYPAGMKTVAEWFPKKERGLATGLFNAGTSIGVVVAVLLVPYILRTYGWPDVFWITGALGFVWLVAWWIFYDVPARQQRLSSAERDYILAGQEMQGKQTVSVSWTSLFAYRQTWVLIVGKGLIDPIYWFFLFWLPSYFSAMFALDLKKPSWELMVIYLATTLGSIGGGYLSSQLIRRGWSTLKARKTVLLAFAVIELSVISLQLATNVWMAVGLLSLAVAVHQAWATNVFTLGSDLFPKQAVSSAVGIGGMAGAVGGILFPILVGSLLDRYRAEGNLSGGYNVLFTICGFTYLIAWGIIHLLTRSIRPITV; this is translated from the coding sequence ATGTCTGCTTCCCGTATGACAAATTACCGCTGGTTCGTTGTCTTTCTGGTGTTTATTGCCACCACGATCAATTACCTTGACCGGCAGATTATTGGGTTGTTAAAACCGATTCTGGAAAAAGAATTCAGTTGGTCCGAAACCGACTTTGCCCGCATCGTCATGGCCTTTACGGCGGCCTATGCCGTTGGGTTACTGCTGTCGGGCTGGTTTATCGATAAGGTGGGATCTAAAGTAGGCTATGCGGTCATGATTATTATCTGGAGCGCGGCTGGTATGCTGCATGCGCTGGCTCGCAGTGCTGTTGGCTTTGGCCTGGCGCGGATCGGACTGGGGATCGGTGAAGCGGGGAATTACCCGGCGGGTATGAAAACCGTGGCCGAATGGTTCCCTAAGAAAGAACGGGGACTGGCAACCGGACTCTTTAATGCGGGGACGAGTATTGGGGTGGTTGTCGCCGTGCTGTTGGTGCCCTATATTTTGCGTACGTATGGCTGGCCCGATGTATTCTGGATTACCGGGGCGTTGGGATTTGTCTGGCTCGTGGCCTGGTGGATTTTTTATGACGTACCAGCGCGCCAACAACGACTATCATCAGCCGAACGGGACTATATTCTGGCAGGGCAGGAAATGCAAGGCAAACAGACTGTATCCGTTAGTTGGACCAGCCTGTTTGCCTATCGTCAAACGTGGGTGCTCATCGTTGGCAAAGGACTGATCGACCCTATCTACTGGTTTTTTTTGTTCTGGTTGCCATCCTACTTTTCGGCCATGTTTGCCCTCGACCTGAAAAAGCCAAGCTGGGAACTGATGGTTATTTATCTGGCTACTACGCTGGGTAGTATTGGGGGTGGTTACTTGTCATCACAGCTCATCAGGCGTGGCTGGTCTACGCTGAAAGCCCGCAAAACGGTACTACTGGCATTCGCTGTGATTGAACTGTCAGTGATTTCGCTCCAGTTGGCTACCAACGTCTGGATGGCGGTTGGGCTGCTCAGTCTGGCGGTAGCGGTTCATCAGGCATGGGCCACAAACGTATTTACGCTGGGTTCCGATTTGTTCCCCAAACAGGCGGTCAGTTCAGCGGTGGGTATTGGCGGTATGGCCGGTGCTGTAGGTGGCATTCTCTTTCCGATACTGGTAGGTAGTTTACTGGACCGATACCGGGCCGAAGGGAATCTGTCGGGAGGGTATAATGTTCTGTTTACCATCTGCGGCTTTACCTACCTGATTGCCTGGGGCATTATCCATCTGCTTACCCGTTCTATTCGACCAATTACGGTATAG